The Sebastes umbrosus isolate fSebUmb1 chromosome 4, fSebUmb1.pri, whole genome shotgun sequence genome has a window encoding:
- the gtf3c6 gene encoding general transcription factor 3C polypeptide 6 isoform X2 translates to MTWTNTVGHGQNTVLNATAFGQPPPCLKEQLVVVELSGIINNDFLSKCRGTCKILDIDSEKPMMQVGQYVFAGEYEDALGTCVLFEEGPQKAGGEEEEDSGPELKYKCYTRKKLMMQRIFLVEKKEGETSTGSGDSGEQMETTCQSNREENAKKQGATEDDMDNTDSDVG, encoded by the exons AT GACCTGGACAAACACAGTTGGACATGGACAAAATACTGTTTTGAACGCAACTGCTTTTGGACAGCCTCCACCATGTCTCAAG GAGCAGCTTGTTGTGGTGGAGCTCTCTGGTATAATCAACAACGACTTCCTGTCCAAGTGTCGGGGCACATGCAAGATACTg GATATTGACAGTGAGAAGCCCATGATGCAGGTGGGACAATATGTGTTTGCAGGGGAATATGAAG ATGCTTTGGGAACTTGTGTGCTGTTCGAGGAGGGACCACAGAAAG caggaggagaagaagaagaagacagtggTCCAGAACTCAAGTACAAGTGCTACACCAGGAAGAAACTGATGATGCAACGAATCTTCCTCGTTGAGAAGAAAGAGGGTGAAACCAGCACAG GAAGTGGTGATAGCGGTGAACAGATGGAAACAACTTGTCAGTCCAATCGAGAGGAAAATGCCAAGAAACAGGGAGCGACAGAAGATGATATGGACAACACAGATTCAGACGTGGGCTGA
- the LOC119487694 gene encoding zinc finger homeobox protein 3-like, with protein sequence MDSGEGGGGDGGGGEERDADLSPQALSLPLLTLAVSPEQGSSSHTSAMAPAKEPLTLPQQEEEGAEGSQAREETQGGEQNEGGRQSLENGACQKQGMKEDFGEGYLSGQRKEEGEVHVGVGEASVTGGLPAALCSRGGEEEKEEEEAISNQSQTKSKCSLLPQQSQHSSSSSTAKASGTLDSKIAASPKPSPTPSTSPEPSPFLSTSPKHFTCPSSSSALLSETEVKDIKGDQGWISGFPQRFKSQQSTLAFPLAGTEPASTPAEDDGPAGVPHSSISNGDGAKAPEPNDSQLDAEVDDERDKEEEQKEAVLKNLNQDLSPNSLTSHMTIMHSRNSCKTLKCPKCNWHYKSQHTLQVHMKEKHPETEGQCVCGATGGKCVCGGATRGVCGYCSSGKPHPRLARGETYACGYKPYRCEVCDYATSSKGNLSIHMQSDKHLNNVQGGGHSNGHIHTSLITNNSSSSESHVVDEPTYKPPLSTPPPTTQPAKLTPPAHTHSHGKRWRCDVCDYETSIARNLRIHTTSEKHTHNMLRLQRGYYLSHCRSLAPQLKHLQSTGAELSLNMRLTSQQVADQPVTLGSTLTPSPSPSPSPPPAPSMSPSEPLSQGVFQCLVCSCFSSDSLESVEQHLNAPRSLPQSEWCSLVAGGCHCRLCGYTTPLRANFSLHCQTDRHRTRYQLAAHLQEGGDRGPEGAALIAKGNPVQLRCNLCDYVTSSLDKLRGHSLSSHHEASVRVYRFLQQYDGEVDGGSWLFHCLLCNHSSSSKLQVLKHSQTPTHQQREGLLQLQPMGGEELAAIFTIRKSPDDVTGELSDDMETSSETATGPLDTTKDTCNLEDKQISEETEETREEEREKRESLPSVKRPSSGCEEMENSISTKRPRIHQQNQNQQTVQCPLCQVKLSHTHLRQHLSHVHSVAQDCVDKLISTVTLSMEQLQPELQTEPETDDTQKNKNTKNNNANFSHTDDSCASVDSQKNKGISVENTEGDVAAPKDVTALLTPPLEDNTTHPSNGRLAPQSPTQTPPSSPPTSPTGDPPPLSDRHGYRFRCSRCSLAFPTQEKLQLHWQYHAMRAATECPLCSRQCRSQEALQRHLQNTHSQLDNTQGQNTHLPPHTAQYMEHNKSSVQQDFSLSPQVGQEAGEGEDEEIEEEALGMEVKEEQKEEVQFKEKDMVGEVDGGEEDLPEPEKGPHEEIISEPTSSSVFRKCPNPTMDRYLDPTRPYKCTICSESFTQKTILLVHYNSVSHLHRARRALQDSGTGAAAPEAPRGPDPRPYRCRLCGVGYSQSSTLDIHLRSVLHQTRARNAQNSAQQTPASAPVSVPTTAAQAATTREETSKSLSFTKRSDVVSSSTSLLLGPGLAAEAQPTLSNPSDSKQAKKRVAELIASRNQLMLIQQQQLAQAQAQAQAQLQQHTALLQSQLMQHLPLGTENLLKQHFSLAPDTLLSLQQQLLLPFYLSGDMHLNPELTFKSLELSQFVCANPKEPVKAEAKWESQRQIDEKQTPRQSSNSAVSQPKDHLQCEAKVEVGCSVSTNNQSEREHSNFRGEEEKEEMPVPTVKNESQKEETDSSSFNVPGLQCPPPRVPYAAVNGEPLRALLQSYGYELALQYIQSRHRHQQQIPTHMLPDKQECSDIKKMEVCSEEERVEFSGLQDGKMEGCNKDNKGVEGNGEIASLPQEKKQEDDESPNKEKECCGRGEKCRDCGKFFSDALILKSHREYIHRKLFPTPALERFSREYRLQYDQIYPLTQSKSGENSTASAAAPVPSSESEVAPEPAMPQVKSLAPSPVHPSDPITKICTPATDPTSTDLAPSSPIPSQPQELPQQEAPIPSTSATATSQTTPPANSIPLTLPKIPMLPLSLPQLPLPNISLPHIPFPMDLSLLSPVVMQSMGLQPQSWLDSSVNPELAKLYQSQLNSALLGQQPQLSPSLLVQQPQLSPALQGQPPQLNPALLGQPSQHSPVQTGHQPQVSPTILEQQGKRTRTRISEEQLTVLRKNFDINTLPSDEEVNKMSALSSLPHKVIKHWFRNTLFKERQRDKDSPYNFNNPPTIALEESREVAQTQPLTLSPCSLSPGLPVNTSPQPQTTDLQRGEPHRGRRSSRTRFTEQQLETLQGVFQATPYPREEEYDRLSALLSLPNRIIVVWFQNARQRARKHQDRGTDDGLEGKNQVDNIHRQRNGCYKNDDDGDNSSGDEGQGESQNENSMDLTYEYYTNPDSPVLDSSSHCTESEHLTANGETTPVTRKQEDITTSPQANKSLTVGQTQNEISDADIQRKEIVQAMKTGSSPQPEPNMEPESTPERPQPRSSSSKQKTVPTIASTAHSSQGHTHSPPSDQAVEKPADISPSLLAAPESETSHIRLPDATSGLSTETQPKNQLQPQTQAQFQCSLCPVSLPSFQLWQEHQTRHLLAAQSQVQFLHSGFTDRTMPYMMLHPNHTLMASQMLSGAMSQMHPNPTHPMISHLNSMQINNTLSDHSSNTLTSLSQSSLSPMKQSSKLMSETSFEGHKGSREIEEEHRRDKRQRTTITPEQLEVLYRRYSMDSNPTRGVLEGIARDVGLSRRVVQVWFQNTRARERKGQFRSMGPGSSFSLGMNHLRCPFCRALFKVKSALDAHMRSRHWAEAERAGYNLLMSNGSNAQIGMAMSSVMDRPGPSISSSLIPNHGYVMINKEITMKPSVTSLSSTTDLNNPLDDDDYEEDDEEYPCEEGSSMADQGSPSPEGSGGPSSDWGETQSLQQHQHQQQRQRTQMSHFQVLQLRDFYRSHRTPNRHECETLGQELGLPHRVVQVWFQNARAKEKRARSLSSDSAEREQAELSAGAGERDRA encoded by the exons ATGGACAGcggtgagggaggaggaggggatggagggggaggagaggagagagatgctgACCTCAGTCCCCAGGCTttatctcttcctctcctgaCCCTAGCGGTCAGTCCGGAGCAGGGGTCATCCTCTCATACCTCAGCCATGGCCCCTGCCAAAGAGCCCCTGACCCTGcctcagcaggaggaggagggcgcaGAGGGGTCCCAGGCTAGAGAAGAGACCCAGGGAGGTGAGCAGAACGAAGGAGGCCGACAGTCACTGGAGAATGGAGCGTGTCAAAAGCAGGGGATGAAGGAAGACTTCGGGGAGGGATATTTGTCAGGGCAAAGGAAGGAAGAAGGGGAGGTGCATGTAGGTGTGGGAGAGGCGTCAGTTACAGGGGGCCTCCCAGCAGCCCTTTGCAGcagagggggagaggaggagaaggaagaggaggaggccatCTCAAACCAAAGCCAAACCAAATCCAAATGTTCTTTATTACCTCAACAGAGCCAGCACAGCTCTTCTTCCAGCACTGCGAAGGCCAGTGGCACACTCGACAGCAAAATAGCCGCCTCTCCAAAGCCCTCCCCCACTCCTTCCACCTCTCCGGAGCCCTCCCCTTTTCTTTCCACCTCTCCAAAGCACTTCACATGTCCGTCCTCCTCTTCTGCCCTGCTGAGCGAGACAGAGGTAAAAGACATTAAGGGAGATCAGGGCTGGATTTCTGGGTTTCCTCAGCGCTTTAAATCCCAGCAGTCTACTCTGGCTTTTCCACTGGCAGGTACGGAGCCTGCCAGTACACCTGCTGAAGATGACGGGCCGGCAGGGGTTCCTCACTCTTCCATTTCCAATGGAGATGGTGCCAAAGCTCCAGAACCAAATGACAGCCAGCTAGACGCGGAGGTGGATGAcgagagagacaaagaagaagaacagaaaGAAGCTGTCCTTAAAAACCTCAACCAAGACCTCTCTCCTAATTCACTGACCAGTCACATGACCATAATGCACTCACGCAACTCCTGCAAGACGCTGAAATGCCCCAAGTGTAACTGGCACTATAAGTCTCAACATACACTGCAAGTCCACATGAAGGAGAAACATCCGGAGACGGaaggccagtgtgtgtgtggcgccaccgggggaaagtgtgtgtgtggcggtgcAACACGAGGCGTGTGTGGATATTGCAGTTCGGGGAAGCCCCATCCTCGCTTGGCCCGCGGTGAAACCTACGCCTGTGGCTACAAGCCCTACCGCTGTGAGGTGTGTGACTATGCTACCTCATCGAAAGGCAACCTCAGCATACACATGCAGTCGGATAAACACCTTAATAACGTTCAAGGTGGGGGACACTCGAACGGTCACATCCACACTTCTCTCATTACCAACAATAGCAGCTCCTCCGAAAGTCACGTAGTAGATGAGCCCACATACAAGCCCCCACTCTCTACTCCTCCGCCTACTACCCAGCCTGCGAAGCTCACACCACccgcacacactcactctcatGGTAAGCGGTGGCGGTGTGATGTGTGCGACTATGAGACAAGCATTGCCCGCAACCTGCGCATACACACCACCAgcgagaaacacacacataacatgCTAAGGCTCCAGAGAGGTTACTATCTGTCTCACTGCAGGAGTCTTGCCCCGCAGCTGAAACACCTGCAAAGCACAG GTGCGGAACTCTCCTTGAACATGCGGCTGACCAGTCAACAAGTCGCGGATCAGCCAGTCACCCTTGGGTCTACACTGACTccttctccctccccctctccctctccccctccagCCCCCTCTATGTCCCCCTCTGAACCCCTCTCCCAGGGCGTGTTTCAATGCCTTGTCTGCTCCTGCTTTTCGTCCGACAGCTTAGAGTCTGTGGAGCAGCACCTGAACGCCCCTCGCTCTCTGCCCCAGTCTGAGTGGTGCTCCCTGGTTGCTGGTGGCTGCCACTGCAGGCTGTGTGGCTACACCACCCCGCTGAGGGCTAACTTCTCCTTGCACTGCCAGACTGACAGACACCGCACCCGCTACCAGCTTGCAGCTCACCTCCAGGAGGGCGGGGACAGGGGTCCGGAGGGGGCTGCCCTTATTGCTAAGGGCAACCCCGTCCAGCTGAGGTGCAACCTGTGCGACTACGTGACCAGCAGTTTGGACAAGCTACGAGGACATTCCCTCAGTTCACACCACGAGGCCAGCGTCCGGGTTTACCGA TTCCTGCAGCAGTATGATGGTGAGGTTGATGGAGGATCGTGGCTGTTCCACTGTCTCTTATGCAACCACTCCTCCTCTTCTAAACTCCAAGTACTGAAACACAGTCAAACCCCAACCCATCAGCAGAGGGAAGGGCTACTACAGCTGCAGCCAATGGGCGGAGAGGAGCTTGCAGCCATTTTTACCATCAGGAAAagccctgatgatgtcacag GAGAGCTCAGTGATGATATGGAAACTTCCAGTGAGACCGCCACTGGTCCTTTGGACACAACCAAAGACACTTGTAACTTGGAGGACAAgcagatttcggaggagacaG AAGAAACtagggaggaggaaagagaaaagagggagtCATTGCCCTCAGTCAAGCGTCCATCCTCTGGATGTGAGGAAATGGAAAACTCTATCTCAACCAAACGCCCCAGAATTCACCAGCAAAATCAGAACCAGCAG ACTGTCCAGTGCCCTTTGTGCCAGgttaaactctcacacacacaccttcgaCAGCATCTCTCACATGTGCACAGTGTGGCACAGGACTGTGTAGACAAGCTCATCAGCACA GTCACACTATCCATGGAACAACTGCAGCCTGAGCTGCAGACAGAACCAGAGACAGATGATactcagaaaaataaaaacaccaagAATAACAATGCAAATTTTTCCCATACTGATGATTCCTGTGCCTCAGTTGattcacagaaaaacaaag GCATTTCAGTGGAGAACACTGAGGGAGATGTAGCCGCACCCAAAGATGTCACAGCTCTACTCACCCCACCCCTAGAAGACAACACCACTCACCCTTCCAATGGCAGACTGGCTCCTCAGTCCCCAACTCagacccccccctcctccccgcCCACCTCCCCGACTGGCGACCCCCCTCCCCTTTCTGATCGCCATGGTTACCGGTTCCGTTGCAGCAGGTGCAGCCTGGCGTTCCCCACTCAGGAGAAGCTCCAGCTGCACTGGCAGTACCATGCCATGAGGGCGGCGACAGAGTGCCCCCTCTGTTCTAGACAATGCCGCAGTCAGGAGGCCCTGCAGAGACACTTGcagaacacacactcacagctggaCAACACACAGGGGCAGAATACACACTTGCCGCCTCACACTGCTCAGTACATGGAGCATAATAAGAGTTCAGTCCAACAAGATTTTAGTTTATCACCTCAAGTGGGTCAAGAAGCAGGAGAGGGTGAGGATGAAGAGATAGAGGAAGAGGCACTAGGCATGGAGGTAAAGGaggaacaaaaagaagaagtacAATTTAAAGAGAAGGACATGGTCGGTGAAGTTGATGGAGGTGAGGAGGATTTACCTGAGCCAGAGAAAGGGCCACATGAGGAGATCATATCAGAACCTACTtccagctctgttttcaggaagTGCCCTAACCCCACAATGGACCGCTATCTGGATCCCACCAGGCCCTATAAATGCACAATATGCTCTGAATCTTTTACCCAGAAAACCATTCTTCTGGTCCACTATAACTCTGTGTCCCATCTCCATCGGGCCAGACGAGCCCTGCAGGACTCTGGCACAGGTGCTGCGGCCCCCGAGGCTCCCCGTGGCCCAGATCCTAGGCCCTACCGCTGCCGATTGTGTGGAGTGGGCTATAGCCAGAGCTCCACACTGGACATACATCTTCGCTCTGTCCTTCATCAGACAAGAGCCCGTAATGCCCAGAACTCAGCTCAACAGACCCCAGCATCTGCTCCAGTGTCAGTCCCCACTACTGCTGCTCAGGCTGCTACCACCAGAGAAGAAACATCTAAGAGTTTGTCTTTCACCAAGAGGTCAGATGTAGTAAGCTCATCAACCTCTTTACTATTAGGCCCTGGCCTAGCAGCCGAGGCCCAGCCAACCCTCTCTAACCCATCTGACAGCAAGCAGGCTAAAAAGAGAGTGGCAGAACTTATAGCATCAAGAAACCAGCTAATGCTAATACAACAGCAGCAATTAGCCCAGGCTCAGGCTCAGGCCCAAGCTCAGTTACAACAACACACCGCTCTGCTCCAGTCCCAATTGATGCAGCATCTTCCCTTAGGGACAGAGAATCTCCTTAAACAACACTTCTCCCTGGCACCAGACACCTTgctctctctgcagcagcaacTTCTTCTGCCCTTTTACTTGTCAGGAGACATGCATCTTAACCCAGAGTTAACTTTTAAGAGCCTTGAACTTAGTCAGTTTGTGTGTGCCAACCCAAAAGAACCGGTTAAGGCAGAAGCTAAATGGGAGTCCCAACGTCAAATAGACGAGAAACAAACCCCGAGACAAAGTTCAAACTCAGCTGTTAGCCAACCAAAGGATCATTTGCAGTGTGAAGCTAAGGTTGAAGTTGGCTGCAGTGTATCCACCAACAACCAGTCAGAAAGAGAACACAGCAATTTTAGaggtgaggaagaaaaagaagaaatgccTGTTCCTACTGTTAAAAATGAGAGTCAGAAGGAGGAAACAGATTCCTCCTCATTTAATGTTCCTGGATTGCAGTGTCCTCCTCCCAGAGTGCCCTATGCTGCTGTGAATGGGGAGCCCCTTCGAGCCCTGCTGCAGAGTTATGGCTATGAGTTGGCACTGCAATATATACAAAGTAGACACAGACACCAGCAGCAGATACCAACCCATATGTTACCGGATAAACAGGAGTGCTCTGATATCAAAAAGATGGAGGTATGCTCAGAGGAAGAAAGAGTTGAGTTTAGTGGACTACAGGATGGAAAGATGGAAGGCTGTAACAAGGATAACAAAGGAGTAGAGGGCAATGGAGAGATAGCAAGTTTGCCACAAGAGAAAAAGCAGGAAGATGATGAATCaccaaacaaagagaaagaatgCTGTGGAAGAGGAGAAAAGTGTAGAGACTGTGGCAAGTTTTTTTCAGATGCCTTGATTTTAAAAAGCCACCGGGAGTACATTCATAGGAAGCTGTTTCCTACTCCTGCACTGGAGAGGTTTTCCAGAGAATACAGGCTGCAGTATGACCAGATCTACCCTCTCACACAGTCTAAATCTGGGGAGAACTCAACTGCTTCAGCTGCAGCACCAGTCCCATCCTCAGAATCAGAAGTAGCACCGGAACCAGCTATGCCTCAAGTTAAAAGCCTTGCACCCTCACCTGTACACCCTTCAGATCCAATAACCAAAATTTGTACTCCAGCTACAGACCCAACATCAACTGACCTCGCACCTTCTTCTCCAATTCCTTCTCAACCTCAAGAATTACCACAACAAGAAGCACCCATCCCAAGCACATCTGCCACAGCTACTTCTCAAACCACACCCCCGGCTAACTCCATACCTCTTACCTTACCTAAAATACCTATGCTTCCTCTTTCCTTGCCCCAGCTTCCTTTACCTAACATTTCCCTACCCCACATTCCTTTTCCCATGGAcctatctctcctctctccagttGTGATGCAGTCTATGGGTCTCCAGCCCCAATCTTGGTTAGACTCAAGTGTGAACCCTGAGTTGGCAAAACTCTACCAATCTCAACTCAACTCAGCACTGCTAGGGCAACAGCCACAGCTCAGCCCTTCTTTGCTAGTCCAGCAACCCCAGCTAAGCCCAGCTTTGCAAGGTCAGCCTCCACAGCTCAATCCTGCGCTGCTGGGTCAACCATCCCAACACAGCCCTGTCCAAACAGGACATCAACCCCAAGTCAGCCCAACAATACTTGAACAACAGGGTAAGAGAACCCGAACCCGAATCTCTGAGGAGCAACTGACTGTTCTGAGGAAAAACTTTGATATTAACACCCTCCCCAGTGATGAAGAGGTCAACAAGATGTCTGCTCTGTCTAGTTTGCCTCATAAAGTCATCAAACACTGGTTTCGCAACACCCTATTTAAAGAGCGCCAGCGAGACAAGGATTCCCCTTACAATTTTAATAACCCCCCAACCATAGCCCTGGAGGAGTCCAGAGAAGTAGCACAAACCCAACCTCTGACACTTTCCCCATGTTCACTGTCCCCAGGCCTTCCAGTCAACACCTCCCCACAGCCCCAGACCACAGACCTCCAAAGAGGAGAGCCCCATAGGGGCCGACGCTCTTCCCGAACCCGCTTCACGGAGCAACAGCTGGAGACCCTGCAGGGGGTGTTTCAGGCGACTCCCTACCCCAGAGAGGAAGAATATGACaggttgtctgctctgttgtctCTCCCAAACAGAATCATTGTTGTATGGTTCCAAAATGCTAGACAGAGAGCCCGCAAACATCAAGACCGGGGGACAGACGATGGATTAGAGGGGAAGAACCAGGTTGACAACATTCACAGACAGAGAAATGGCTGCTACaagaatgatgatgatggtgataacAGCTCTGGGGATGAAGGACAAGGTGAATCTCAGAATGAAAATTCCATGGATCTGACTTATGAGTATTACACCAACCCTGACTCACCTGTCCTTGATTCTTCCTCTCACTGCACAGAAAGTGAGCATCTAACAGCCAATGGCGAAACAACACCTGTTACTAGGAAACAAGAAGATATAACAACCTCTCCTCAGGCTAACAAGAGCCTAACTGTTGGGCAAACTCAAAATGAAATTTCAGATGCAGACATCCAGCGTAAGGAAATTGTACAGGCCATGAAAACAGGGTCCTCTCCACAACCTGAGCCCAACATGGAGCCAGAAAGTACTCCCGAAAGACCTCAGCCTCGCTCTTCCTCCtctaaacaaaaaacagtacccACCATCGCATCCACAGCTCATTCCAGCCAGGGGCATACGCACAGTCCTCCTTCTGATCAAGCTGTCGAAAAGCCCGCTGATATATCACCCAGCCTCCTTGCTGCTCCAGAGTCCGAAACAAGCCACATTCGGCTGCCCGATGCCACCTCTGGCCTATCCACTGAAACCCAGCCAAAAAACCAGCTCCAACCCCAAACCCAGGCTCAGTTCCAGTGCAGTCTCTGCCCAGTGTCCTTGCCCTCATTCCAGCTGTGGCAGGAGCATCAGACCAGGCACCTCCTGGCAGCTCAGTCCCAGGTCCAATTTCTCCACTCTGGCTTCACAGACCGAACCATGCCTTACATGATGCTCCACCCCAACCACACCCTGATGGCTAGCCAAATGCTTTCAGGCGCTATGTCCCAGATGCACCCTAATCCCACACATCCCATGATTTCACACTTAAACAGCATGCAAATTAATAACACTCTCTCTGATCACTCAAGTAACACCCTCACCAGCCTCTCTCAAAGTTCCCTGTCACCCATGAAGCAGAGTTCAAAGCTTATGTCAGAGACCAGTTTTGAAGGCCATAAAGGCAGTAGAGAGATTGAGGAGGAGCACAGAAGGGATAAGCGTCAGAGAACTACCATCACACCAGAACAGCTTGAAGTTTTGTATCGGCGCTACAGCATGGACTCTAACCCCACCAGAGGAGTCCTGGAAGGCATTGCACGCGATGTGGGCCTGTCAAGACGTGTGGTTCAG GTTTGGTTTCAGAATACAcgagccagagagagaaaaggacaaTTTCGGTCAATGGGGCCGGGATCCAGTTTCAGCTTGGGTATGAACCACCTGCGCTGCCCATTCTGCAGGGCTCTCTTCAAGGTAAAGAGTGCTCTGGATGCCCATATGAGGTCTCGCCACTGGGCAGAGGCTGAAAGAGCAGGCTACAACTTATTGATGAGTAATGGATCCAATGCGCAGATTGGGATGGCTATGTCATCTGTCATGGACAGACCAGGTCCATCTATATCCTCCAGCCTCATCCCAAACCATGGCTATGTTATGATTAACAAAGAGATAACTATGAAGCCATCTGTGACCTCTTTGTCTTCAACCACTGATCTGAACAACCCACTGGATGATGATGACTATGAGGAAGACGATGAGGAGTACCCATGTGAGGAGGGTTCCAGTATGGCTGACCAAGGGTCTCCTAGTCCTGAGGGATCTGGGGGTCCAAGCTCAGATTGGGGTGAGACGCAAAGTCTGCAACAGCaccaacatcagcagcagcgcCAAAGGACACAGATGAGCCACTTCCAGGTACTCCAGCTCAGAGACTTCTACAGGAGCCACCGTACCCCCAACCGACATGAGTGTGAGACACTGGGCCAGGAATTGGGACTGCCTCACCGAGTGGTGCAG gtgtGGTTCCAGAATGCCAGAGCCAAGGAGAAGAGGGCCAGGAGCCTGAGCTCTGACTCTGCAGAGAGGGAGCAGGCCGAGCTATCCGCGGGGGccggggagagagacagagcttAG
- the gtf3c6 gene encoding general transcription factor 3C polypeptide 6 isoform X1: protein MTWTNTVGHGQNTVLNATAFGQPPPCLKEQLVVVELSGIINNDFLSKCRGTCKILDIDSEKPMMQVGQYVFAGEYEDALGTCVLFEEGPQKAGGEEEEDSGPELKYKCYTRKKLMMQRIFLVEKKEGETSTAGSGDSGEQMETTCQSNREENAKKQGATEDDMDNTDSDVG from the exons AT GACCTGGACAAACACAGTTGGACATGGACAAAATACTGTTTTGAACGCAACTGCTTTTGGACAGCCTCCACCATGTCTCAAG GAGCAGCTTGTTGTGGTGGAGCTCTCTGGTATAATCAACAACGACTTCCTGTCCAAGTGTCGGGGCACATGCAAGATACTg GATATTGACAGTGAGAAGCCCATGATGCAGGTGGGACAATATGTGTTTGCAGGGGAATATGAAG ATGCTTTGGGAACTTGTGTGCTGTTCGAGGAGGGACCACAGAAAG caggaggagaagaagaagaagacagtggTCCAGAACTCAAGTACAAGTGCTACACCAGGAAGAAACTGATGATGCAACGAATCTTCCTCGTTGAGAAGAAAGAGGGTGAAACCAGCACAG CAGGAAGTGGTGATAGCGGTGAACAGATGGAAACAACTTGTCAGTCCAATCGAGAGGAAAATGCCAAGAAACAGGGAGCGACAGAAGATGATATGGACAACACAGATTCAGACGTGGGCTGA
- the gtf3c6 gene encoding general transcription factor 3C polypeptide 6 isoform X4 has protein sequence MTWTNTVGHGQNTVLNATAFGQPPPCLKEQLVVVELSGIINNDFLSKCRGTCKILDIDSEKPMMQVGQYVFAGEYEDALGTCVLFEEGPQKGEEEEDSGPELKYKCYTRKKLMMQRIFLVEKKEGETSTGSGDSGEQMETTCQSNREENAKKQGATEDDMDNTDSDVG, from the exons AT GACCTGGACAAACACAGTTGGACATGGACAAAATACTGTTTTGAACGCAACTGCTTTTGGACAGCCTCCACCATGTCTCAAG GAGCAGCTTGTTGTGGTGGAGCTCTCTGGTATAATCAACAACGACTTCCTGTCCAAGTGTCGGGGCACATGCAAGATACTg GATATTGACAGTGAGAAGCCCATGATGCAGGTGGGACAATATGTGTTTGCAGGGGAATATGAAG ATGCTTTGGGAACTTGTGTGCTGTTCGAGGAGGGACCACAGAAAG gagaagaagaagaagacagtggTCCAGAACTCAAGTACAAGTGCTACACCAGGAAGAAACTGATGATGCAACGAATCTTCCTCGTTGAGAAGAAAGAGGGTGAAACCAGCACAG GAAGTGGTGATAGCGGTGAACAGATGGAAACAACTTGTCAGTCCAATCGAGAGGAAAATGCCAAGAAACAGGGAGCGACAGAAGATGATATGGACAACACAGATTCAGACGTGGGCTGA
- the gtf3c6 gene encoding general transcription factor 3C polypeptide 6 isoform X3, producing MTWTNTVGHGQNTVLNATAFGQPPPCLKEQLVVVELSGIINNDFLSKCRGTCKILDIDSEKPMMQVGQYVFAGEYEDALGTCVLFEEGPQKGEEEEDSGPELKYKCYTRKKLMMQRIFLVEKKEGETSTAGSGDSGEQMETTCQSNREENAKKQGATEDDMDNTDSDVG from the exons AT GACCTGGACAAACACAGTTGGACATGGACAAAATACTGTTTTGAACGCAACTGCTTTTGGACAGCCTCCACCATGTCTCAAG GAGCAGCTTGTTGTGGTGGAGCTCTCTGGTATAATCAACAACGACTTCCTGTCCAAGTGTCGGGGCACATGCAAGATACTg GATATTGACAGTGAGAAGCCCATGATGCAGGTGGGACAATATGTGTTTGCAGGGGAATATGAAG ATGCTTTGGGAACTTGTGTGCTGTTCGAGGAGGGACCACAGAAAG gagaagaagaagaagacagtggTCCAGAACTCAAGTACAAGTGCTACACCAGGAAGAAACTGATGATGCAACGAATCTTCCTCGTTGAGAAGAAAGAGGGTGAAACCAGCACAG CAGGAAGTGGTGATAGCGGTGAACAGATGGAAACAACTTGTCAGTCCAATCGAGAGGAAAATGCCAAGAAACAGGGAGCGACAGAAGATGATATGGACAACACAGATTCAGACGTGGGCTGA